Genomic window (Lycium barbarum isolate Lr01 chromosome 2, ASM1917538v2, whole genome shotgun sequence):
CCCAATGCCCAGCAAATCGAACAAATCACTGCACAGTTAGGCAAATATGGGAAAATAGAAGGAAAAAACGTGTTCTACTGGTTTCAAAACCACAAAGCTCGTGAGAGACAAAAGCAGAAGCGCAATAGTCTTGGTCTTAGCCAAAGTCCAAGAACACCACCGGCCATAGTCACTAGTCCTTTGTCATTTGACACTAGGGTATATCTCTTCTCCTATAACTTATCCCGAGTTTAACCGTTTAAATTTATTTAAACtgatagtatatagtatatataagtGGAAAACCTTTAGATATGGACTTATTATATACATTGTTAATGTAGATAATAAAACGGCCGGTCTATTCTGACATGTTGTAGCACGTTACTCAGTATGGGAGAGCCAGGACTTTCATTAAGGTGATTCTAAATTAACGAAAGAAATATAAAGAAGCCAAGGGGCAACAACTATCATATATACGTAAAAGAATTGACCTTATATGTACAGTATAATTTTTCGACAATGAATCCACTTGCACCCCTAGCTCTGCCAATGGTTACTTCTCACTTTTTATAGACGGTTATTTGTACTTATCTTTTAGTTTGTTTGATAGTGTAAATATATTTCTTTGAATAATTAGTCTAATATTGAATGTTTTATTTTTGATATAGGGAGAAGTAGTGAAGGAGGAAGATAGTCCATACAAGAGAAAGTGCAGGGGTTGGACATTTGAATACTTGGAGgaccaagaagaagaagaaaagagaaaCTGTAGAGAAAATGGTGATAGGACTCTTCAACTCTTCCCATTGCATCCAGAAGGCATGAGATTATGAACTAATGAATTCACTGGGCGCGCCTAGCTATAAGCTTATTAGCTGCACAAGAATATTCTTTTTAAAAATTTCTGACTCCTTTAGCTCTGTATCTCATTTTCGTCCATCTTTAATTTACTTTCATGTGCATGCTTAAGTTTCTACTTTAATTTGTTCCTTTTTCTGTTCTTTCTTTCCTTGTTTTGggaaagagaaaagagaaaagagaaaCATGATCATCAGATCTATGTAGTGTCTGTAGTACCAATTCCCTTCTCTCGGATTCTGGTCATTAATTAGAGACTTATTCCTGACCTAAAATGCCTATGTGACAGTACTATGTTCCATGGGAAATGCTGCATCAAAAATAATCTAATGTTCTTTCTACACGACACTGTTATCCCTTGATTTACTTTatgttttagtttgtttaagaAAGAAAGCCTTTTTGTTTTATAGTTCATAACTTTTTAACTCGTTTTAGACCACGATATTTAAAGACACTATACATTTCGCACATCGTTAGTTTAAgatcaaaaaaaattcaaaaaaattattaattttttaaattttatgcccaatcaaaataaaacaaataaaatgATCAAGAcgttttattttcttcttcttgcTGTAGCTGATTCTTTTGAATAAAGTTCATGCTGATCAAGACGTATGCTGAAGTCCACGCACATATCTTTACATAATTCttcttttttgttgttatttGAGAATTTCAAAATTGGTGGGGGCGGGTTAGTGGTTGATCTTACTTTACATTAATTCATGCTATAGTAAGTTATTTTTCTGGAAGACTTTGATAAAGTTGCCCATGGCATGTCAATCAGAAGACAtgcaatttcttttctttttttataataTTGACTAATGGATTGTGGGGTAGAAGATCAGTTCATAGATACGAATTTAGAGGGAAAGCAAATAAAACGTTGATTTAAAATAAAAGTAGGGCGCAGTGGGAGCAAAACTACCCAAATAATTTAAGTTAGTTCATGATGGAGTTCCGATTAGGTAGCTAATTAATGAAAAGGAGATGTTTCATTGTCTTAGTCCTTTTCCTCTTAGTATAACTGAATTAATTAATGCATAATTGAGTTTTAGAGGcaccaaaagaaaagaagagtcTTAAAAAGAAATTATGAGTTGAGTAAACTATAACTTATAACCATCACGACAAGGAGATACGATTTATTTTTGAGTTTAAGTTTTATACACTATTGTCGACACAAATAGTTATTACACTATCTGATCATTAAAAGAATATATATAGATGCTTCTCCTTAATATGTGAGATTTGAATTCTCAAAAATATAATATGTTACCTgttatataatataaaaaggacTGATGGTGTAAAATATGATTATAGATAATGGAGTTTAGAGACACCAAAAAGGAAAAGAGTATCAAAACTATGCGATAGATCCAGTATCAAAATTTAGAGTTAGAGTTAGATAAGTAGTAGTTGATAGAGATAGATCCAGTATCAAAATGTAGAGTTAGAGTTAGATAAGTAGTAGTTGATAGAGAGATAAGCTTCAGCTATCTCAACTAACGTCTGACTCCATTCCTAAAACATAGCCAAGAATTGTAGATAGAATAGACTTCTAGATATCTTATATGATAGAGTTTATATTGGTATGGATGTCTTAGGTTGTTAAGCTAATAGGGCTAACATATACCGTAGGACTAGGGCTAACATATACCGTAGGACTCTTGCCCAGGAAGACTATAAATGTGCCATCTCTATGTATCATAATAAGCAGAGAAATACAAAGCCTTTCTTTCTTATATTGCTTATACTTATATTTCTTCCTGGTATCAGTGCTTAGGCTCAATTAAACGATCTTGAAGTATTAAACCCGTGATAACCACCATGGCCGCCTCTTCAAGCACTTCTCTCACCCTTTCACCCTCTTCCCTTCACCAACTGGTTACAATTTGCTCAATAAAATTGAAACCGACCAATTATCTTGTTTGGAGAACTCAAATTCTCCAACTTATGCAAACTATGAAAGTCTCTAACATTACCAAAGATGATGCACCTACTGAAACCATAGATAAAGAGAAAGGAGAAGCAATTCCGAACCCCAAGTTCACAGAATGGGAAGAACAAGATGTTCTTGTTAGGAGTTGGCTCTCTGGAACTATGACCGAGGAGTCCATGTTCCTCATTATAGGATGCTCAACGGTTAAACAAATGTGGTCCTACCTTGAGGATACTTACCTACAAGCTAGTAAGGACAAGGAGTTTCAATTAAAACAACAACTTCAAACCATAAAACTAGGCACTAAATCAGTGGATGAGTACATAAAAGAGTTCAAAGGAATTTGTGATAGTCTTATGGCTATACACAAACCATTGGATGAAGATAGCAAGGTTATTAACTTTACTAGGGGTCTTGGTAGCAAATACAAGACTTTACGCACTGTGATGCTCGGAAAAGCTCCTTATCCTACATTCACACAATTTGTGAATGCTCTTAGAGGATTCGAAATGAGAGAGGATTATGAGGAGCAGGTGACGCAACCACGACTTGACTCCGCTACTACCTTCATGGCACAAAAATATCAAG
Coding sequences:
- the LOC132627837 gene encoding WUSCHEL-related homeobox 4, with the translated sequence MYMGSSSGSLSMKVHQFTRGFLEHEAAAPSLSLGCKRLRPLAPKFNPTNDTTIVTPPFDLKSFIRPESSTSPCKLAYNDDKKDSSQVESHPGGTRWNPTQEQIGILEMLYRGGMRTPNAQQIEQITAQLGKYGKIEGKNVFYWFQNHKARERQKQKRNSLGLSQSPRTPPAIVTSPLSFDTRGEVVKEEDSPYKRKCRGWTFEYLEDQEEEEKRNCRENGDRTLQLFPLHPEGMRL